One genomic segment of Macaca fascicularis isolate 582-1 chromosome 19, T2T-MFA8v1.1 includes these proteins:
- the IGLON5 gene encoding igLON family member 5: MPPPAPGARLRLLAAAALAGLAVISRGLLSQSLEFNSPADNYTVCEGDNATLSCFIDEHVTRVAWLNRSNILYAGNDRWTSDPRVRLLINTPEEFSILITEVGLGDEGLYTCSFQTRHQPYTTQVYLIVHVPARIVNISSPVTVNEGGSVNLLCLAVGRPEPTVTWRQLRDGFTSEGEILEISDIQRGQAGEYECVTHNGVNSAPDSRRVLVTVNYPPTITDVTSARTALGRAALLRCEAMAVPPADFQWYKDDRLLSSGTAEGLKVQTERTRSMLLFANVSARHYGNYTCRAANRLGASSASMRLLRPGSLENSAPRPPGPLALLSALGWLWWRM, translated from the exons GGCTGCTCTCCCAGAGCCTGGAGTTCAACTCTCCTGCCGACAACTACACGGTGTGTGAAGGTGACAACGCCACCCTCAG CTGCTTCATCGATGAGCATGTGACCCGCGTGGCCTGGCTCAACCGCTCCAACATCCTGTATGCCGGCAACGACCGCTGGACCAGCGACCCGCGGGTGCGGCTGCTCATAAACACCCCCGAGGAGTTCTCTATCCTCATCACCGAAGTGGGGCTCGGCGACGAGGGCCTCTACACCTGCTCCTTCCAGACCCGCCACCAGCCGTACACCACTCAGGTCTACCTCATTGTCCACG TCCCTGCCCGCATTGTGAACATCTCGTCGCCTGTGACGGTGAATGAGGGGGGCAGTGTGAACCTGCTTTGCCTGGCCGTCGGGCGGCCAGAGCCCACGGTCACCTGGAGACAGCTCCGAG ATGGCTTCACCTCGGAGGGAGAGATCCTGGAGATCTCTGACATCCAGCGGGGCCAGGCCGGGGAGTATGAGTGCGTGACTCACAACGGGGTTAACTCGGCGCCCGACAGCCGCCGCGTGCTGGTCACAGTCAACT ATCCTCCGACCATCACGGACGTGACCAGCGCCCGCACCGCTCTGGGCCGAGCCGCCCTGCTGCGCTGCGAAGCCATGGCGGTGCCCCCCGCGGATTTCCAGTGGTACAAGGATGACAGACT GCTGAGCAGCGGCACGGCAGAGGGCCTGAAGGTGCAGACGGAGCGCACCCGCTCGATGCTTCTCTTTGCCAACGTGAGCGCCCGGCATTACGGCAACTACACGTGTCGCGCCGCCAACCGGCTGGGAGCGTCCAGCGCCTCCATGCGGCTCCTGC GCCCAGGATCCCTGGAGAACTCAGCCCCGAGGCCCCCAGGGCCCCTGGCCCTCCTCTCCGCCCTGGGCTGGCTGTGGTGGAGAATGTAG